CAACTACATATGAAGCTCAGAAAGTAGCACAAATGTAACATGTCCAACCTTAGGTGATAGAGACCACTGAAGGTCTGGTGGTAATAAGGGAGATATCACCAAAATAACCACCGACAAGGGTTCCAGCACCGCCGCCACGAAAACCAAGCGGCGACCACCATTTCgctggagaggagagaggagagagccTTTTCTACTGTTTGGACAGGTTGAGTACTTAATAACGAGCGTATGAAATACATCCAATTACAATGGATTGTTCATATGacgtttataaaaaaatgacaCATACTttttttagtatatatatatatatataatctttatCCAAAACAAATGCACGATttgaaattattaaatttttttgtttaactctttttttagttatattttcaCTGTATATATCTTAAAAcataatatatagttcattcATACAAAGTTTTATCAAGTTTGATGATTGTTTATTAAGCACTGTTTCTCCAAGTTTGAAATGTGGTTTTCTTTTAAAGAAGCCAAATACAGGGGGACAGTACTTGTAGGGTGTGTTTGGCGCAGCTGTGACTTATAAGATAAGTTGACTTATACTTATTTCTGAGAATAAGTTTCTGATAAGTTAAGTAGCtgactgtttggtaaactggcttTTTAAGTGACTTTTAGTGGCATAAGTTGTACAGAGTGTTTGGCAAACTTAAACTGGCTTATGCTTTGTATTTGTATAATGACAATTTTGGACaccaaataatttaaaatattttttttattttccaagagtatattttctttcttgattctttgcaaatacaatatgaatttttaacttctttttttatctATCACTACCCTTTTACAttagtattttaatttttactttCTCATTGACTTCaagtaaaattaataaatgttCTATGTTTTCTTATACTTAATaacaaaacacatttgtcattgacacaaataatattaaaaatatcttaacacattcaactaaattacaaaaccaaataacaatatatatatatttcatttgcatcaaataatttcatattataCGCGCACTCATCAAACTTTGAGtgatttcatttcttattgCTTCAATTTCCCGTGCATCATGACCATGCTCATTTTCCCCTCCATCATGATCCATCTCTACCTCATCATTTGGTATGTCAACCACCATTTCTGCCCAACGAACAAAATGGGCATCACGATTTGCATGTCTTCTTATATAATTATGAAGAGTCATGGTTGCAATAACAATCTTCACTTCTTTGCTCAAATGACTATTTGGTTGATTATTAGCCTCCACCTCCTTGATAACTAAGTCACAAAGTAGGTCTACTAATACCGGATTCCATACGGCTGATCCCATCTATATAACACATGAGGATTGACATAAATTAACATGAAacatacaaacatatataaatttgtacatgtatatatctaatttgtacATGGTTGATGTTCAAGTATCTTAGTGTTCTTCATTTTGGTCCAGTACGTTAGTTGTTCTTATATAGTACACAAATATGCATAGCACATATGAACTATGATGATCTATATTAGTGTTCTTATATTATGAAACAGCCAAAACTCTAGTAATTAAGTGGACCATGGAGCTGATTAAGTGGACCATGGAGCTGATTACTACccctagtaaactttatttttttgcatctaagttgatttttctccgttttaaggtgtgttatggcctttagagatactttttttcaagtttaataccc
This is a stretch of genomic DNA from Argentina anserina chromosome 4, drPotAnse1.1, whole genome shotgun sequence. It encodes these proteins:
- the LOC126790984 gene encoding uncharacterized protein LOC126790984, translating into MNRKLTCRAPPFLFYFVVVSWCASIFQFSFPSLRFAAAQEMGSAVWNPVLVDLLCDLVIKEVEANNQPNSHLSKEVKIVIATMTLHNYIRRHANRDAHFVRWAEMVVDIPNDEVEMDHDGGENEHGHDAREIEAIRNEITQSLMSARII